A window from Aerococcus sp. Group 1 encodes these proteins:
- a CDS encoding HU family DNA-binding protein yields MANKADLVQKVAESTGESKKNVQPVVDAVFSSIENFLADGENVQIIGFGNFEVRERAARKGRNPQTGEEIQIPASKVPAFKAGKGLKDVVKG; encoded by the coding sequence ATGGCTAATAAAGCTGACTTAGTACAAAAAGTAGCTGAATCAACTGGTGAATCTAAGAAAAATGTTCAACCAGTCGTTGATGCAGTATTTTCTTCAATTGAAAACTTTTTAGCTGATGGGGAAAATGTTCAAATTATCGGTTTTGGTAATTTTGAAGTACGTGAACGTGCCGCTCGTAAGGGACGTAACCCACAAACAGGTGAAGAAATTCAAATTCCAGCAAGTAAAGTTCCTGCATTTAAAGCAGGTAAAGGTTTAAAAGACGTTGTTAAGGGCTAA
- the dapB gene encoding 4-hydroxy-tetrahydrodipicolinate reductase: protein MKMKVMVTGFLGKMGQTTVNMINESEDFTLAALVNHHLDQHQDDLETFKSLAPIYSNVEGALEEVEVDAVVDFTQPSVVYDHCKTYIEHNIHPIIGTSGLESDEISHLQALASEKKLGGVIAPNFAISSVLMQLFSQEAAKYLDHVEIIEMHHAQKADAPSGTAIKTADLIHESQKQKEGLVVNRNESIAGARGADYKGIPIHSVRLPGLNSHQIVQFGAPGEGLTIRQDSYNRESYMHGVALALKASDQLEEFVYGLEHIL from the coding sequence ATCAAGATGAAGGTAATGGTTACTGGTTTTTTAGGAAAAATGGGACAGACGACTGTCAATATGATTAATGAAAGTGAAGACTTTACGCTAGCAGCCCTAGTTAACCATCATTTAGACCAACATCAAGACGACTTGGAAACTTTTAAAAGCTTGGCGCCAATTTATTCTAATGTGGAAGGAGCCTTAGAGGAGGTTGAAGTCGATGCTGTAGTTGATTTTACCCAGCCAAGTGTGGTTTATGATCATTGTAAGACCTATATTGAACATAATATTCATCCTATCATTGGAACTTCAGGTTTAGAAAGTGATGAAATTAGCCACTTACAAGCCTTAGCTAGTGAAAAGAAACTAGGTGGAGTGATTGCACCTAATTTTGCAATATCATCCGTCCTCATGCAACTATTTAGTCAAGAAGCCGCCAAATATTTGGACCATGTCGAAATTATTGAAATGCACCATGCGCAAAAAGCAGATGCGCCTAGCGGTACCGCCATTAAGACAGCGGATTTAATCCACGAAAGTCAAAAGCAAAAAGAAGGCCTTGTCGTTAACCGTAATGAATCGATAGCCGGGGCTCGTGGGGCTGATTATAAAGGGATTCCTATCCATAGTGTCCGTTTGCCTGGCCTAAATTCGCATCAAATTGTCCAATTTGGCGCGCCAGGCGAAGGTTTGACTATCCGCCAAGATTCTTATAACCGTGAATCCTATATGCATGGCGTTGCTCTTGCCCTTAAGGCTAGTGACCAATTAGAGGAATTTGTCTACGGATTGGAACACATTTTATGA
- the rpsA gene encoding 30S ribosomal protein S1: MTNEFEQQANNEVEANEEMPSMEDMLAETKEVKIGDTVTGEVLTIDENNQLIVGIEGAGVEGVVPFRELSSSHVDDVTEIANVGDTLELVVVKHIKDKENGTFLLSRRRLEQKKVWKELEEKAENEETITVPVTKVVKGGLVVDAGVRGFIPASMVEDHFVRDFTPYKGKELEVKIVEINPQENRLILSHKEIAREQAEAERAEKLAQFEEGEVVEGTVARLANFGAFVDLGGIDGLVHISQIAHHHVNHPSDELEVGQTVKVKILSIDEDRDRISLSTKAATPSPWEDIEEKAPKGAELDGVVRRIVDFGAFVEVFPGVEGLVHISQISHEHVNHPSDKLEEGQDIKVKVLDVNPEEHRLSLSIKALEEAPERSESDKDEQRAPRRERKSQANNRRNKPAQAKRSQASQSSNDEDTGFSFADLLGDQLKDLNLDDSSED; encoded by the coding sequence ATGACAAATGAGTTTGAACAACAAGCAAATAACGAAGTAGAGGCAAATGAAGAAATGCCTTCTATGGAGGATATGCTTGCAGAAACAAAAGAAGTGAAAATTGGTGATACGGTAACAGGAGAAGTATTAACCATTGATGAAAACAATCAATTAATTGTTGGTATTGAAGGCGCTGGTGTTGAAGGGGTCGTACCTTTCCGTGAATTGTCATCTTCCCATGTTGATGATGTCACTGAAATCGCTAATGTAGGTGATACTCTCGAATTAGTGGTTGTAAAACACATTAAAGATAAAGAAAACGGAACTTTCTTACTTTCTCGTCGTCGTTTAGAACAAAAGAAAGTTTGGAAAGAATTAGAAGAAAAAGCTGAAAATGAAGAAACCATTACTGTTCCAGTAACAAAAGTTGTTAAGGGCGGTTTAGTGGTTGATGCTGGCGTTCGTGGCTTCATCCCAGCTTCTATGGTTGAAGACCACTTTGTACGTGACTTCACACCATATAAAGGCAAAGAATTAGAAGTGAAAATTGTGGAAATTAATCCTCAAGAAAACCGTTTAATTCTTTCCCATAAAGAAATTGCTCGTGAACAAGCTGAAGCTGAACGTGCCGAAAAATTAGCACAGTTTGAAGAAGGCGAAGTTGTTGAAGGAACTGTCGCTCGCTTAGCTAACTTTGGTGCTTTTGTTGACTTAGGTGGTATTGATGGTTTAGTTCACATTTCACAAATTGCTCACCACCATGTTAACCATCCTTCTGATGAATTAGAAGTTGGCCAAACTGTTAAGGTGAAGATCTTGTCAATCGATGAAGACCGTGATCGTATCTCCTTATCTACTAAGGCAGCTACTCCAAGTCCTTGGGAAGATATTGAAGAAAAAGCTCCTAAAGGCGCTGAACTTGATGGTGTGGTACGCCGAATTGTAGACTTTGGTGCTTTCGTAGAAGTTTTCCCTGGCGTTGAAGGTTTAGTTCACATTTCACAAATTTCTCATGAACATGTCAACCATCCTTCGGATAAACTTGAAGAAGGCCAAGATATTAAAGTCAAAGTGCTTGATGTAAATCCAGAAGAACACCGTCTATCTTTATCAATCAAAGCGCTTGAAGAAGCTCCAGAACGTTCTGAGTCCGACAAAGACGAACAAAGAGCTCCACGTCGCGAACGTAAGAGCCAAGCAAATAACCGTCGTAACAAACCGGCTCAAGCAAAACGTTCACAAGCATCTCAAAGTAGCAATGACGAAGACACAGGCTTCTCATTCGCTGATCTTTTAGGTGACCAACTAAAAGACTTAAATCTTGACGATTCTTCAGAAGATTAG
- a CDS encoding PepSY domain-containing protein codes for MNELVNEQEAKSLTLNNVNTQEVKEARIGIEDDQLVWEVSFINQDGHLGYHYINAASGHWYETIDKL; via the coding sequence GTGAACGAATTAGTCAATGAACAAGAAGCTAAGTCATTGACCTTAAATAATGTGAATACCCAAGAGGTCAAAGAAGCCCGGATTGGAATTGAAGATGATCAATTGGTATGGGAAGTTTCCTTTATTAACCAAGATGGACACTTGGGCTATCATTACATTAATGCAGCGAGTGGTCATTGGTATGAAACCATAGATAAATTATAG
- a CDS encoding tetratricopeptide repeat protein produces MKELYEEITELIVQEKYDQAQEKLADLLNQLIKRGSKEDFAQLGYNFQQLGFIPYAKAIYQEAAKRYPGEATWPLLLGELAMDDGRYEEGLDYLLSIDPNDDLYLEALLLEADAYQMLSLPEVSLAKLKEANQLAPGQEAIEFGMAQLVFTMGDFKEALKLYHDLSQKEGLSPEIREEVKDNYQYALVATGQYDKAAQLLSNKENSALSQAEKEQLAFLAYHDEDYSYCDQLLSPLYENNLLDPSYYLLLAKCKWELHESDQALRVINEAISKDPYASVLYMERANFYFYLKEFKRAQADYEKVLEADEDNIRAYQQLLCLALDSNNEGKAQELIEAMKDKGISDGNSHWLMAQFYNQTENYDQARKYYDLASRDLKDDNDFLVDYIYFLREEGQFRKIVKLLADKPELKQSPALSSVIDQVKDWEQEL; encoded by the coding sequence ATGAAGGAATTATATGAAGAAATCACCGAACTGATTGTTCAAGAAAAATATGACCAAGCCCAAGAAAAATTAGCGGACTTGCTTAACCAACTGATTAAAAGGGGAAGTAAGGAAGATTTTGCTCAGCTAGGCTATAATTTCCAACAACTTGGCTTTATTCCCTATGCCAAGGCAATTTATCAGGAAGCCGCTAAGCGCTATCCCGGTGAAGCGACTTGGCCTTTGCTATTGGGAGAATTGGCTATGGACGATGGTCGCTATGAAGAGGGCTTGGATTACTTACTCAGTATTGATCCAAATGATGATTTATATCTGGAAGCCTTGCTATTGGAAGCTGACGCTTACCAAATGCTCAGTCTACCTGAAGTTAGTCTTGCAAAATTGAAGGAAGCCAACCAACTGGCTCCTGGTCAAGAGGCGATAGAATTTGGTATGGCTCAATTAGTCTTTACTATGGGGGACTTCAAAGAAGCCCTTAAACTTTACCATGACCTAAGTCAAAAGGAGGGTCTGAGCCCTGAAATTAGAGAAGAAGTGAAAGATAACTATCAGTATGCTCTAGTTGCTACCGGTCAATATGACAAGGCGGCTCAGCTGCTTTCTAATAAAGAAAACAGCGCACTGAGCCAGGCTGAGAAGGAACAATTAGCCTTTCTCGCATACCACGACGAGGATTATAGCTATTGTGACCAATTACTAAGTCCTCTCTATGAAAATAATTTGCTAGATCCTTCCTATTACCTACTTTTAGCCAAGTGTAAATGGGAGCTTCATGAAAGCGATCAGGCTCTAAGAGTCATTAATGAAGCCATTAGTAAGGACCCTTATGCCAGCGTCTTATACATGGAAAGAGCAAACTTCTATTTCTACCTCAAGGAATTCAAGCGGGCCCAAGCAGACTATGAGAAGGTCCTAGAAGCTGATGAGGATAATATCAGAGCTTATCAACAATTGTTATGTTTGGCATTAGACTCCAATAATGAGGGTAAGGCTCAAGAACTTATTGAGGCCATGAAGGATAAGGGGATCAGTGATGGAAATAGTCACTGGTTAATGGCCCAGTTCTATAATCAAACGGAAAATTATGATCAAGCCCGAAAATATTATGACCTGGCTAGTCGCGATTTAAAAGATGACAATGACTTCTTAGTGGATTATATCTATTTCTTAAGGGAAGAGGGGCAATTTAGAAAAATTGTCAAACTATTAGCTGATAAACCAGAACTCAAGCAATCCCCAGCGCTTAGCTCAGTTATCGACCAAGTAAAAGACTGGGAACAGGAGCTTTAA
- the der gene encoding ribosome biogenesis GTPase Der, with translation MKTLNIAIVGRPNVGKSTIFNRIAGQRISIVEDVPGVTRDRVYAQGEWLGRKLRLIDTGGIEFNDEPFVEQIRLQAEIAVEEADLIIMMTSVVDGVTKTDEMIARLLQKSDKPVLLAVNKVDNPELQAEIYDFYRLGLNDPYPISGAHGLGIGDLLAEIYRLFPLEDEDSEDEETISFALIGRPNVGKSSLVNAILGENRVIVSDIAGTTRDAVDTYFSYNERSFKIIDTAGIRRKGRVSESTEKYSVMRSMSAIEQASVVLLVLNAEEGIRDQDKTVAGYAHEAGKGIIILVNKWDALKKDSHTMKEFEDNIRAQFQFLSYAPILFVSAKSKQRLDKIPDLIIQVHENFNRRIQSSLLNQVLADAIRINPAPSDKGKKLRVYYMTQVSVGPPTFVVMVNDTDLMHFSYERFLANQIRQAFDFSGTPLHIISRNRQ, from the coding sequence ATGAAAACCCTAAATATCGCCATTGTCGGACGACCTAATGTGGGGAAATCGACAATTTTTAACCGGATCGCCGGGCAAAGAATCAGCATCGTTGAAGATGTTCCTGGAGTAACTCGTGACCGTGTCTATGCCCAAGGAGAGTGGCTGGGTCGAAAGCTACGTTTAATTGACACTGGGGGGATTGAATTTAACGACGAACCCTTTGTCGAACAAATCCGCCTGCAAGCAGAAATTGCAGTGGAAGAGGCCGATTTAATTATTATGATGACTAGTGTAGTTGATGGGGTTACAAAAACTGATGAAATGATCGCCCGCTTACTGCAAAAGTCTGATAAACCTGTCCTCTTAGCGGTAAATAAGGTGGATAACCCCGAATTACAAGCAGAAATTTACGATTTTTACCGACTAGGTCTTAATGATCCCTATCCAATTTCAGGTGCACATGGCCTAGGAATCGGAGATCTCTTGGCAGAAATCTACCGTCTCTTTCCTTTAGAAGATGAGGATAGCGAAGATGAGGAAACGATTTCTTTTGCCTTAATTGGACGGCCAAATGTGGGTAAATCCTCCTTAGTAAATGCGATTTTGGGTGAGAACCGTGTGATTGTTTCTGATATTGCTGGCACCACCCGAGATGCAGTGGATACTTACTTTTCATATAATGAGCGCAGTTTTAAAATTATTGACACTGCAGGGATTCGCCGAAAAGGGAGAGTCTCTGAATCAACTGAGAAATATAGTGTCATGCGGTCGATGTCTGCGATTGAACAGGCATCTGTTGTCTTGCTCGTCCTCAATGCCGAAGAAGGGATCCGTGATCAAGATAAGACCGTAGCTGGCTACGCTCATGAGGCAGGGAAGGGAATTATTATCCTAGTTAACAAATGGGACGCCCTAAAAAAAGACAGCCACACCATGAAGGAATTTGAAGATAATATCCGCGCTCAATTCCAATTCCTATCCTATGCCCCTATCCTTTTTGTCTCTGCGAAAAGTAAGCAGCGTTTAGATAAGATTCCAGATCTTATTATCCAAGTTCATGAAAACTTTAACCGTCGGATTCAATCCTCCCTGCTTAATCAAGTTTTGGCGGATGCTATCCGCATTAATCCAGCGCCTTCTGATAAAGGAAAAAAGTTACGAGTTTACTATATGACTCAGGTGAGCGTAGGGCCACCGACCTTTGTCGTGATGGTCAACGACACTGATCTTATGCATTTTTCCTATGAGCGCTTCCTGGCTAACCAAATTCGGCAAGCCTTTGATTTTAGCGGAACGCCCCTGCATATCATTAGCAGAAATCGGCAGTAA
- a CDS encoding LysM domain-containing protein, whose amino-acid sequence MAFKDNWNQFKNKWKKEEPAVEEENANLEEEVEAGPETSSADEYENLKNRQYSRSSRNKKEKGVSPTVKVLIALGLLFILIPYAAYIIYGNQQKQPESMNVDQVMVSKSENDSQKQAEEESKKAEESKQAEESKKQEESQQAAQASQQAAQEARQAAEQSQAVQQSQQQAAAQEQSRQQASRNQNQQNTNQNQNVGSYQVSAGDNLYRIAVNHGMTLNQLLELNGLHANSPIAPGTVLRVYQ is encoded by the coding sequence ATGGCATTCAAGGACAATTGGAATCAGTTTAAAAATAAATGGAAAAAAGAAGAGCCAGCAGTTGAGGAAGAAAATGCTAATTTAGAAGAGGAAGTTGAAGCAGGACCAGAGACGAGTTCGGCCGATGAGTACGAAAATTTGAAGAACCGTCAATATTCACGGTCTTCCAGAAATAAAAAGGAAAAGGGTGTATCTCCAACGGTCAAGGTCTTGATTGCTCTAGGACTCTTGTTTATTTTGATCCCTTATGCAGCCTATATTATTTACGGCAACCAACAAAAACAACCAGAAAGCATGAATGTGGACCAAGTGATGGTGTCTAAGTCTGAAAATGATTCCCAAAAACAAGCCGAAGAAGAAAGCAAGAAGGCGGAGGAATCAAAACAAGCAGAAGAAAGTAAAAAACAAGAAGAAAGCCAACAAGCAGCTCAAGCTTCTCAACAAGCTGCCCAGGAAGCCCGTCAAGCAGCTGAACAATCCCAAGCCGTTCAACAATCCCAACAACAAGCAGCTGCCCAAGAGCAATCCCGTCAACAAGCGAGTCGAAACCAAAATCAACAAAATACCAATCAAAATCAAAATGTAGGAAGTTATCAAGTTTCTGCTGGAGATAACCTTTATCGGATAGCGGTTAACCATGGAATGACTCTGAATCAATTACTGGAATTAAACGGCTTACATGCCAATTCACCGATCGCACCGGGTACGGTTCTTCGGGTCTACCAATAG
- the cmk gene encoding (d)CMP kinase, translating to MNIAIDGPASSGKSTIAKRLAERLNYVYLDTGAMYRCVTLLALKGQIEAENSPALNDLLASIDIQFETDSEGQKIFLNGRDVTKAIRQDHVTQAVSAYSAIDRVRQAMVERQQSWARNHTGLVMDGRDIGTVVLPDADLKIFLTASAAVRAKRRFLENQAKGLSEQTIEELTEAIEARDYYDAHRENSPLKAAGDAIVIDSSDLNLDQVEEKILSLIEEKE from the coding sequence ATTAACATTGCTATTGACGGCCCCGCTTCTTCGGGAAAGAGTACCATCGCTAAACGATTGGCTGAACGTTTAAACTATGTTTACTTGGATACGGGTGCCATGTACCGCTGTGTAACTCTTTTGGCCTTAAAAGGACAGATTGAAGCTGAAAACTCACCAGCACTTAATGACCTATTAGCAAGTATCGATATTCAATTTGAGACGGACTCTGAAGGCCAAAAGATCTTCCTTAATGGACGGGATGTGACTAAGGCAATCCGTCAAGACCATGTTACCCAAGCGGTTTCTGCTTATTCTGCGATCGACCGAGTTCGCCAGGCTATGGTTGAACGACAACAAAGTTGGGCTAGAAACCATACTGGCTTAGTGATGGATGGTCGTGATATTGGAACCGTGGTATTGCCTGATGCCGATCTTAAGATTTTTCTCACCGCTTCAGCAGCAGTTAGAGCGAAGAGACGATTCTTAGAAAATCAGGCTAAAGGACTATCCGAACAAACAATTGAAGAATTAACTGAGGCAATTGAAGCTCGTGATTACTACGATGCCCATCGTGAAAATAGCCCCTTAAAAGCAGCTGGGGATGCTATTGTTATTGATAGTTCTGATTTGAATTTAGACCAGGTTGAAGAAAAGATATTGAGTCTAATTGAGGAAAAAGAATAA
- a CDS encoding CCA tRNA nucleotidyltransferase — translation MIIDNKEFQKALPVLKKIESFGYQAYFVGGCIRDALLGLASHDVDIATSAFPEEIQAIFPKHFDVGLEHGTVMAYFNGDTYEITTFRTESEYEDYRRPKEVTFVRSLEEDLLRRDFTINAMAMGTEGQLIDYFQGQEDLKAGRLRAVGKAHDRFQEDALRMMRAVRFASQLGFELETDTAQAIKDSASLLEKIAVERIETEMAKLWQGQHWQAGLSYFIDLELYRYCPLTENGQASFQKMLDVLSPQRAFPSDTFAWAVYFSWLSVTCNLLMTLARLGKCRISKTG, via the coding sequence ATGATTATTGATAATAAAGAATTCCAAAAGGCCTTACCGGTTTTAAAGAAAATAGAGAGTTTCGGTTACCAAGCCTACTTTGTCGGAGGCTGTATCCGTGATGCTTTATTGGGATTGGCTAGCCATGATGTCGACATCGCCACCAGTGCTTTTCCCGAAGAAATTCAGGCAATCTTCCCCAAACATTTTGATGTAGGCCTAGAACATGGAACGGTTATGGCTTATTTCAATGGAGACACCTATGAAATCACTACCTTTAGAACGGAATCTGAATATGAAGATTACCGCAGACCTAAAGAGGTAACTTTCGTTCGCTCCCTAGAGGAAGACCTTCTTCGCCGTGATTTTACGATTAACGCAATGGCCATGGGTACTGAAGGGCAGTTAATCGATTATTTTCAGGGTCAAGAAGATTTAAAAGCAGGACGGTTACGAGCGGTAGGGAAGGCCCATGACCGCTTTCAAGAGGATGCTCTAAGGATGATGCGGGCAGTGCGCTTTGCCAGTCAATTAGGCTTTGAACTTGAGACTGATACTGCCCAAGCCATCAAGGACTCAGCGTCCCTACTTGAAAAAATTGCTGTGGAACGGATTGAGACAGAGATGGCTAAATTATGGCAAGGCCAACACTGGCAAGCCGGACTCAGCTATTTTATTGATTTAGAGCTCTATCGTTACTGCCCTTTAACGGAAAATGGCCAGGCAAGCTTCCAAAAGATGTTGGATGTCTTGAGTCCCCAGCGGGCTTTTCCTAGTGATACTTTTGCTTGGGCAGTTTATTTTTCCTGGCTAAGTGTGACTTGCAATTTATTGATGACTTTAGCCAGGCTTGGAAAATGTCGAATAAGCAAAACCGGTTAA
- a CDS encoding exonuclease domain-containing protein: MPVKYAVVDLETTGTKYNRGDRIIQIGVVFLEGQKKIGEFKSNIQPLIPVPKNISDLTGIQTEDLRDAPLFEDIAPDLFQQLQDCVFVAHNINFDYKFLSASFEGVGLPALDLEGIDTVELIRVLYPQAASYKLGDFSLDHGINLVKAHTAIEDARATAQLLVQVMDKVASLPESLYKAMQPWLKFFIRQSGKYFSYWYNHVHCQRNRGLIRGSFTLNPEINEGLYRPLAGTEEDQDSGHLSIQEDVMDFFDQNSEQFAFLKANSGQGKTYNSILGQLQVASKTGKHLIVSFPNNVMIRQWQEDHLQELVNRLGRRIQVAVLKSKDHYLDLNTFQAYINYLKAKENHVSKNESMFTLSLLLWVSETQTGDLAELNHGLRQSPLWEQWDNLALYQNRYHSDQMPMQWNYYQHQLHLAKKADIIWTNHAYLIRHKEDLVAKNLWTKASNLIIDECHQLPQIIEKDLAVHQNLADINDYLNQQEHFFGQLTDKYYLDTSNRVIEEVLYTWQDQLQNALKTFDHVLDELLNHDSHEAVYFSGTDPRLYNTYLLFAQLWEDLKGVQRVYGTSLAMAQKEKLLKQNHIQKRLQALGLGQKIIEDIQKLFTNKNDYYYIISYPENYPRVSAYPKAVADFMSEIWGKCPSQVLFLSATVNLPESRRSLESMYGIKNYHLYTYPINKAFYANKGLYILSDYPSLHDLSEKESIHYLAEILQTLLINGDKKIYLMLNSKQLLAALNHFIQKSWPEELIAVTFIQGKKYGHQDAISRYNDSHHGLLVGLQALTEGLHLPSHSDYYLLARLPFRSPDEVREQARRDYWEERNQSYFYQESLPQMLLRFKQSLGRMLSDQAPAAFIVLDKRLFYSSYKDAIDKVIGDELRVEEVSLDAILKSD, encoded by the coding sequence ATGCCTGTTAAATATGCCGTGGTTGATTTAGAGACTACCGGTACCAAATATAACCGTGGCGACCGCATTATTCAAATTGGGGTTGTTTTTTTAGAAGGGCAGAAAAAGATTGGTGAATTTAAAAGCAATATCCAGCCACTCATCCCTGTTCCTAAAAATATTAGCGATTTAACTGGTATCCAGACTGAAGATTTACGGGATGCCCCCCTATTTGAAGACATTGCTCCAGACCTTTTTCAACAATTACAAGATTGTGTCTTTGTGGCCCACAATATTAATTTTGATTATAAATTTCTTAGTGCTTCCTTTGAAGGCGTAGGCTTACCGGCTCTTGATCTAGAGGGGATCGATACAGTGGAATTAATCCGCGTCCTATATCCCCAGGCAGCCAGCTATAAGCTAGGAGATTTTTCTCTTGACCATGGCATTAATCTAGTGAAGGCCCATACTGCTATTGAAGACGCCCGGGCCACTGCTCAATTACTAGTCCAAGTCATGGATAAAGTGGCCAGCCTCCCTGAATCTTTATATAAAGCAATGCAGCCCTGGTTAAAATTTTTTATTCGGCAAAGCGGGAAATATTTCAGCTATTGGTATAATCATGTCCATTGTCAAAGAAATAGGGGCCTGATCCGTGGATCATTTACCCTTAATCCTGAAATTAATGAAGGCCTATATCGGCCGCTAGCTGGTACAGAAGAAGACCAAGATAGTGGTCATCTGAGTATCCAAGAGGATGTAATGGATTTCTTTGACCAAAACAGTGAGCAATTTGCCTTTTTGAAAGCCAATTCGGGCCAAGGAAAAACTTATAACAGTATCTTAGGTCAATTACAAGTTGCTTCTAAGACTGGGAAACATTTAATCGTATCGTTTCCCAATAATGTCATGATCAGACAATGGCAAGAAGACCACCTGCAAGAATTGGTGAATCGATTGGGGCGAAGGATACAAGTGGCGGTCTTAAAAAGTAAGGACCATTATCTAGATTTAAACACCTTCCAAGCTTATATCAATTACCTGAAGGCTAAGGAAAATCATGTTTCTAAAAATGAAAGTATGTTTACCTTGTCCTTATTACTTTGGGTAAGTGAGACGCAAACAGGAGATTTAGCGGAATTAAATCATGGCTTGAGACAATCTCCCCTCTGGGAACAGTGGGATAATCTGGCACTCTATCAGAATCGTTATCATAGTGACCAGATGCCTATGCAGTGGAATTATTACCAACACCAATTACACTTAGCTAAAAAGGCTGATATTATTTGGACTAACCACGCCTACTTAATTCGCCATAAAGAGGACCTAGTCGCTAAGAACTTATGGACTAAGGCAAGCAACCTGATTATTGATGAGTGCCACCAGCTCCCACAAATTATCGAAAAAGATCTCGCTGTTCATCAGAATTTGGCAGACATCAATGATTACTTAAACCAACAAGAGCATTTTTTTGGTCAGTTAACGGACAAGTATTATCTTGATACCAGTAATCGAGTAATTGAAGAAGTCCTATACACTTGGCAAGACCAGCTGCAAAATGCTCTTAAAACCTTTGACCATGTCCTGGATGAATTATTGAATCATGACAGTCATGAAGCCGTTTATTTTTCTGGAACTGATCCTCGTTTATATAATACTTATTTACTTTTTGCCCAATTGTGGGAAGATCTCAAAGGGGTTCAAAGAGTCTATGGGACTAGTTTAGCGATGGCGCAAAAAGAAAAGTTATTAAAGCAAAATCACATACAAAAACGGCTACAAGCCTTGGGGCTGGGTCAAAAAATTATCGAAGATATTCAGAAACTGTTTACCAATAAGAATGATTATTATTATATAATTAGCTATCCAGAAAATTATCCTCGAGTTAGCGCTTATCCTAAGGCGGTAGCAGACTTTATGAGTGAAATTTGGGGAAAGTGTCCGAGTCAGGTGCTATTCCTATCGGCTACAGTTAACTTGCCGGAAAGTCGACGGAGTCTGGAAAGCATGTATGGGATAAAAAATTATCATCTCTATACTTATCCAATCAACAAGGCGTTTTATGCCAATAAAGGCTTGTATATTCTTAGCGATTACCCCTCCCTCCATGATTTATCGGAGAAGGAATCGATCCACTATTTAGCAGAGATTTTACAGACGCTATTGATTAACGGGGATAAGAAAATTTATCTCATGCTCAATTCCAAACAGCTATTGGCTGCCTTAAATCATTTTATTCAAAAATCTTGGCCGGAAGAACTCATCGCTGTCACTTTTATTCAGGGGAAAAAATATGGCCACCAAGATGCCATCAGTCGCTATAATGATAGTCACCATGGCCTCCTGGTCGGATTGCAAGCTTTGACTGAGGGCCTACATTTACCATCTCATAGTGACTATTACCTACTAGCGAGATTACCTTTTCGCTCGCCAGATGAAGTGAGGGAGCAAGCCCGTCGTGACTACTGGGAGGAGCGTAATCAGAGTTATTTTTACCAAGAATCCTTGCCCCAAATGCTCTTACGCTTCAAGCAGAGTTTAGGACGTATGCTGAGTGATCAAGCGCCGGCCGCCTTTATTGTTTTAGATAAGCGGCTCTTTTACAGTTCTTATAAGGATGCGATTGATAAGGTAATTGGGGATGAACTAAGAGTAGAAGAAGTCAGTTTAGACGCTATTCTCAAGTCTGACTAA
- a CDS encoding DUF5590 domain-containing protein — protein MGKFYVLNKDHTTYTIQGENDQGELIYYAYQPETNKK, from the coding sequence ATGGGGAAATTTTATGTTTTAAATAAGGATCATACGACTTATACCATCCAAGGAGAGAATGACCAAGGTGAGCTCATTTATTATGCCTATCAACCGGAAACCAATAAAAAATAA